A part of Methanohalobium evestigatum Z-7303 genomic DNA contains:
- a CDS encoding pro-sigmaK processing inhibitor BofA family protein, protein MVVPELSTIIIALIALAVIYFFFKTFKSLIVNAIVGLVILFGANMLFGLGIAYTWLVILISAIGGALGALLIIVLHVFGIAF, encoded by the coding sequence ATGGTAGTGCCAGAATTATCAACTATAATTATTGCATTGATAGCATTAGCAGTGATTTATTTCTTTTTCAAGACGTTTAAATCATTGATAGTAAACGCCATTGTAGGACTGGTTATTTTATTTGGTGCAAATATGTTATTTGGGCTTGGTATTGCATATACATGGCTTGTAATTTTGATTAGTGCAATAGGTGGGGCATTGGGTGCATTACTTATTATAGTCTTGCACGTGTTTGGAATCGCGTTTTAA